The Lentzea guizhouensis genome contains a region encoding:
- a CDS encoding DUF4097 family beta strand repeat-containing protein, which yields MTTFTTPNPITAALTTAGARVRITATDRTDTVVHVEPVDRTSSRDVQVAERTKVDFADGVLAVKTTKSGARTGSVAITVELPAGSRLVLHTAWTEVRADGRLGDCEVNLGSGQVQLDHVTAVRGHLGAGALAVGHVAGTADIEGGTAGVRIGEAGGAVSYRGSSGKVWIGHARSNVDLGGSSGSFDIGRADGGVVAKAADCPIRIGRVSRGRVELMNASGGIEVGVSEGTAAEVDARSTKGLVRSSVVPRGDAASAVRVFARTRLDDIVIHPAA from the coding sequence ATGACCACCTTCACCACCCCGAACCCGATCACCGCCGCCCTCACCACCGCCGGCGCCCGCGTCCGGATCACCGCGACCGACCGCACCGACACCGTCGTCCACGTCGAGCCGGTCGACCGGACGAGCTCCCGTGACGTGCAGGTCGCCGAGCGCACCAAGGTCGACTTCGCCGATGGCGTGCTGGCGGTCAAGACGACGAAGTCGGGTGCCCGCACCGGTTCCGTCGCCATCACCGTCGAGCTGCCCGCCGGCTCAAGGCTGGTGCTGCACACCGCGTGGACCGAGGTGCGAGCCGACGGCCGCCTCGGCGACTGCGAGGTCAACCTCGGCTCCGGCCAGGTCCAGCTCGACCACGTCACCGCGGTGCGCGGTCACCTCGGTGCCGGTGCGCTGGCCGTCGGGCACGTCGCCGGGACCGCCGACATCGAGGGCGGCACCGCCGGTGTGCGCATCGGCGAGGCCGGCGGCGCCGTCAGCTACCGGGGCAGCAGCGGGAAGGTGTGGATCGGCCACGCCCGCTCCAACGTCGACCTGGGTGGTTCCAGCGGCAGCTTCGACATCGGCAGAGCGGACGGCGGGGTGGTGGCCAAGGCCGCCGACTGCCCCATCCGGATCGGCCGGGTCAGCCGCGGCCGGGTCGAGCTGATGAACGCTTCCGGCGGCATCGAGGTCGGCGTCAGCGAGGGCACCGCGGCCGAGGTCGACGCGAGGAGCACGAAGGGGCTGGTGCGCAGTTCCGTTGTGCCGCGGGGAGATGCCGCGAGCGCCGTCCGGGTGTTCGCCCGCACCAGGCTCGACGAC